From Acomys russatus chromosome 25, mAcoRus1.1, whole genome shotgun sequence, a single genomic window includes:
- the LOC127208729 gene encoding KRAB domain-containing protein 4-like isoform X2, with product MAVGPQPLGAQESVTFKDVSVDFTWEEWMQLDSAQRSLCGRVMLENYRNLVSLGRQPAEPKAISAPEQELSLRKGQLPGSISLGKCHNARTCNTDVLPSMKDILGSLGETSSQRCVFYENRATMLMRFVLCH from the exons GAGTCAGTGACATTCAAAGATGTGTCTGTGGACTTCACTTGGGAGGAGTGGATGCAGCTTGATTCTGCACAGAGGAGCCTGTGTGGCAGGGTGATGCTGGAGAACTACAGGAACCTGGTCTCCCTGg GCCGTCAGCCTGCCGAACCAAAGGCGATCTCTGCACCGGAACAGGAGCTGAGCCTGAGGAAAGGACAACTCCCAGGTTCCATCTCTCTGGGTAAGTGTCACAATGCAAGGACTTGTAACACGGATGTCTTACCAAGCATGAAAGACATCTTGGGGTCTCTGGGAGAGACCAGTTCCCAAAGATGTGTGTTTTATGAAAACAGGGCCACCATGCTGATGAGATTTGTCCTCTGTCACTGA
- the LOC127208729 gene encoding KRAB domain-containing protein 4-like isoform X1 produces MAVGPQPLGAQESVTFKDVSVDFTWEEWMQLDSAQRSLCGRVMLENYRNLVSLAGRQPAEPKAISAPEQELSLRKGQLPGSISLGKCHNARTCNTDVLPSMKDILGSLGETSSQRCVFYENRATMLMRFVLCH; encoded by the exons GAGTCAGTGACATTCAAAGATGTGTCTGTGGACTTCACTTGGGAGGAGTGGATGCAGCTTGATTCTGCACAGAGGAGCCTGTGTGGCAGGGTGATGCTGGAGAACTACAGGAACCTGGTCTCCCTGg CAGGCCGTCAGCCTGCCGAACCAAAGGCGATCTCTGCACCGGAACAGGAGCTGAGCCTGAGGAAAGGACAACTCCCAGGTTCCATCTCTCTGGGTAAGTGTCACAATGCAAGGACTTGTAACACGGATGTCTTACCAAGCATGAAAGACATCTTGGGGTCTCTGGGAGAGACCAGTTCCCAAAGATGTGTGTTTTATGAAAACAGGGCCACCATGCTGATGAGATTTGTCCTCTGTCACTGA